A region of the Thermodesulfobacteriota bacterium genome:
TGGAGGGGTGGTTCATGACGCGACCGATCAATTGATGGAGGAAGGCCTGGACATCCTCCCCCTCGAGGGTGTAGTGAAGATGGCGCAAGTTGCCTCCGAGGGCGGCCTCTTTTTCGATGAGGAAGACTTCGTATCCCTGCTCGGCCAGTTTGAGGGCCGCGGTCATTCCCGAAACCCCGCCCCCGATGACGAGTCCTCGCTGATTCACGGAAAGGGTGAGTTCTCCCAGGGGCTGGATCAGCCTCGCATTGGCCACGGCCATCCTGACGAGCTCCTTGGCCTTCTCCGTTGCCTCCCTTTTCTGGGCCATGTGGACCCAGGAGCACTGGTCTCGGATATTGGCCATCTCGAAGAGGTACTTGTTCAGCCCTGCATCCCGGATCGTCTCCCGAAACATCGGTTCGTGGGTCCTCGGAGAACAGGAGGCGACGATGACCCGGTTGAGCCGATGTTCGGTGATCGCCTTCTTGATCTTCTCCTGGGTGTCGGTCGAGCAGGTGTAGAGGTTTTCGTCAACATAGACGACGTTCTTCAAGGTCCGGGCATACTCCTTCACCTCGGGCACGTTGAGGAAACCTCCGATGTTGATCCCGCAGTGGCAGACGAAGACGCCGATCCGGGGCTCTTCACCGAGGACATCGATCTCTTCGGGATAGGCCTTCTTCGTGGCCAGGGTCCCTCTGGCTCGGGAGAGAAGTCCGGTTGCATCCGCCACCGCGCCGCTTGCCTGGGTGACGGTCTCGGGGATGTCCTTCGGACCCTCGAAGGCGCCACAGGCGTAGATGCCGGGGCGGGAGGTGGCGGTGGGTTCGAAAGGCCGGGTCTTGCAATAGCCGTAGGCATCCAGTTCCACGCCCAGACGTTTGGCCATCTCCATCGTCGTTTTCGAGGGAACCATGCCCACGGAGAGGACGACCAGATCGAACTCCTCCTCGATCAGCTCGCCCCTTTCGTTTAGGTAAGTGATCCAGAGGTTCTTCGTCCGGATCTGTTCCCGGATCTTGGAGACCATGCATTTGATAAAACGGACCCCGTAATCGGATTTGGCCCTTTCATAGTAAGCGTCGAACCCTTTGCCGTGGGCCCGGATATCCATGTAGAAGATGGTGGGTTTCACGAAATGGACGTGTTCCTTGGCGATGATGGCCTCTTTGGTCGCATACATACAGCAGATGGAGGAGCAGTAGTCGTTTCCGCAGTTGGAGTCCCTCGACCCGACGCACTGGATGAAGGCGATCCGTTCGGGAACGGTTCCGTCCGAAGGTCTCAGGAGATGGCCCCGGTGGGGACCGGTGGCGCTGAGGAGCCTTTCGAATTCGATGCTCGTCATCACGTTGGGATAGACGCCGTAACCGAATTCAGGCCTGAGGCGGGCGTCGAAGAGTTCGTAACCCGGTGAGAGGATGACGGAGCCCACCTCGATCCTTTCCACGATCGGCCTCTCACCATAATCGACGGCTTTGGCCAGGCAGACCCTCTCGCAGAGGCCACATCCGATGCAGGCCTCCCGGTCGATCAGGTAGACCTTCGGGATGGCCTGGGCATAGGGGATGTAGATGGCCGCCCTCCGGCTCAATTTCTCATTGTAGGCATCGATGGCCGCGACCGGGCAGTGTTTGGCACACTCCCCGCATCCCGTGCACCGATCGAGCCGGATGTACCGGGGCCTTCGGGTCAGGGTGACCTTGAAGTGGCCGGGTTCTCCCTCAATCCCTTCCACGTCGGCGTTGGCGATGATGCGGATGTTGAGATGTCTTCCGCATTCCACGAGCTTCGGTGACATGATACACATGGAGCAGTCGTTGGTGGGGAAGGTCTTGTCCAGTTGGGCCATCACGCCGCCGATCGTCGGGGCCCGATCGACCAGATAGACGTAGAAGCCTGAATCCGCCAGGTCGAGGGAGGCCTGCATCCCTCCGATGCCGCCACCGATGACCATCACCGCGCCCACGGGCATCTTTTCTCTGCTTTCGTCCATCTCAGGCACCTTCATGCCCCTTTTCACGTGAGGCGATCGAATCGAAATTAGACGTTTCGAACATATTTCGGGACTTTTCCCTCCTCGGAGGGATCGAACCCGATCTTTCCCTCTCCGACGAGCGAGGTCAGATAGGTGAGGGTCTCGCTCAATTTCAGATTGAGGACCTGACTGATCTCCGCGGCCGGCCTGGGCTTCATCTCTACCAGGGCGAGGATCCGGTTTTTCAAGAGTTCGTCGCGGATGGTGGCTTCGATAGCCGCCTGGACCCGCTCCTTGGGGAGCTGCTCGTGATAGACATTCTCCTTCTCCATCAATTCTGGCCCTTTCCCTACCATCCAGCGGATCTTTTCGCCCTCGAGGGAGGCCTTGACCGCCTGGAGCTTGCCCTTCATCTCCTGATCGAGGGGGAAGGGCCCGAGGCCCCGAATCTTTTCGACGAACTGACGGACGACCTGGGAGAAACGTTCGCCTTCACCGGCCGAAACCCAGTCCAAGAGGACCCGCTCCGATCCCACCT
Encoded here:
- a CDS encoding CoB--CoM heterodisulfide reductase iron-sulfur subunit A family protein, with protein sequence MDESREKMPVGAVMVIGGGIGGMQASLDLADSGFYVYLVDRAPTIGGVMAQLDKTFPTNDCSMCIMSPKLVECGRHLNIRIIANADVEGIEGEPGHFKVTLTRRPRYIRLDRCTGCGECAKHCPVAAIDAYNEKLSRRAAIYIPYAQAIPKVYLIDREACIGCGLCERVCLAKAVDYGERPIVERIEVGSVILSPGYELFDARLRPEFGYGVYPNVMTSIEFERLLSATGPHRGHLLRPSDGTVPERIAFIQCVGSRDSNCGNDYCSSICCMYATKEAIIAKEHVHFVKPTIFYMDIRAHGKGFDAYYERAKSDYGVRFIKCMVSKIREQIRTKNLWITYLNERGELIEEEFDLVVLSVGMVPSKTTMEMAKRLGVELDAYGYCKTRPFEPTATSRPGIYACGAFEGPKDIPETVTQASGAVADATGLLSRARGTLATKKAYPEEIDVLGEEPRIGVFVCHCGINIGGFLNVPEVKEYARTLKNVVYVDENLYTCSTDTQEKIKKAITEHRLNRVIVASCSPRTHEPMFRETIRDAGLNKYLFEMANIRDQCSWVHMAQKREATEKAKELVRMAVANARLIQPLGELTLSVNQRGLVIGGGVSGMTAALKLAEQGYEVFLIEKEAALGGNLRHLHYTLEGEDVQAFLHQLIGRVMNHPSIHVITNALIVDFSGSKGNFSTGIMVAPTMYYRKIEHGIAILATGAEEWKPTEYLYGEDPRVLTQLDLENRIVTDPEEVARAQQIVMIQCVGSRNAERPYCSRTCCATAVKNALKLKTLNPEAKITILYRDMRTYGLMESYYAKAREAGVLFIRYELEKRPVVSKKGEALSVTLLDPILNEEIELRPDLLVLSSATVPRENEELATMLKVPRTADGFFLEAHMKLRPVDFATDGLYLAGAAHGPKLIHESIAQASAAVSRACTILSKEKMFVGGVVAVVEGERCAACLTCVRVCPYGVPVINLRGEAEIDLAKCKGCGSCVAECPARAIELLHFRDRQLWAKSQALLSQEG
- a CDS encoding hydrogenase iron-sulfur subunit; protein product: MTFEPKILSFLCNWCAYAGADLAGISRFQYPPNTRVIRVMCSGRVDPAFVPRAFLSGYDGVMILGCHPGDCHYLTGNYQAEKKIGLTRRLLEMAEVGSERVLLDWVSAGEGERFSQVVRQFVEKIRGLGPFPLDQEMKGKLQAVKASLEGEKIRWMVGKGPELMEKENVYHEQLPKERVQAAIEATIRDELLKNRILALVEMKPRPAAEISQVLNLKLSETLTYLTSLVGEGKIGFDPSEEGKVPKYVRNV